A stretch of the Solanum dulcamara chromosome 6, daSolDulc1.2, whole genome shotgun sequence genome encodes the following:
- the LOC129891367 gene encoding ABC transporter E family member 2-like, whose product MSDQRLTRIAIVSADKCKPKKCRQECKKSCPVVKTGKLCIEVTTASKIAFISEELCIGCGICVKKCPFEAIQIINLPKDLDKDTTHRYGPNTFKLHRLPVPRPGQVLGLVGTNGIGKSTALKVLAGKLKPNLGRFSNPPDWQEILTHFRGSELQNYFTRILEDNLKAIIKPQYVDHIPKAVQGNVGQVLDQKDERDVKERLCVDLELNQVLDRNVGDLSGGELQRFAIAVVAIQNAEIYMFDEPSSYLDVKQRLKAAQVVRSLLRPNSYVIVVEHDLSVLDYLSDFICCLYGKPGAYGVVTLPFSVREGINIFLAGFVPTENLRFRDECLTFKVAETPQEAAEEIESYARYRYPTMTKTQGNFKLKVAEGEFTDSQIVVMLGENGTGKTTFIRMLAGLLKPDVVEGSDIEIPEFNVSYKPQKISPKFPSTVRHLLHQKIRDSYTHPQFCSDVMKPLQIEQLMDQEVVNLSGGELQRVALALCLGKPADIYLIDEPSAYLDSEQRIVASKVIKRFILHAKKTAFVVEHDFIMATYLADRVIVYEGTPSIDCVANAPQSLLTGMNLFLSHLNITFRRDPTNFRPRINKLESTKDREQKSAGSYYYLDD is encoded by the exons ATGTCGGATCAGAGATTGACCCGTATTGCCATCGTTAGCGCAGACAAGTGCAAGCCCAAGAAGTGCCGCCAAGAATGCAAGAAGAGCTGCCCAGTTGTTAAAACTG GTAAGTTATGTATAGAGGTCACCACAGCCTCAAAGATTGCTTTCATCTCAGAGGAGCTGTGTATTGGATGTGGTATTTGTGTAAAG AAATGCCCATTTGAAGCAATTCAGATCATCAATCTGCCAAAAGATTTAGACAAGGATACAACCCATCGTTATGGTCCCAACACTTTCAAATTGCACAG GTTACCTGTCCCTAGGCCAGGACAGGTTCTTGGTCTGGTTGGAACAAATGGTATTGGAAAGTCAACTGCCCTAAAAGTTTTGGCTGGAAAATTGAAGCCAAACTTGGGACGCTTCAGT AACCCTCCTGATTGGCAAGAGATCTTGACTCACTTTCGAGGATCCGAATTGCAGAATTACTTCACTCGCATTCTGGAAGATAATTTAAAG GCAATTATCAAGCCTCAGTATGTCGACCATATTCCAAAGGCAGTTCAAGGAAATGTTGGACAAGTGCTTGACCAAAAAGATGAGAGAGACGTGAAGGAAAGACTCTGTGTTGATCTAGAGCTGAATCAGGTTTTGGATCGTAATGTAGGTGATCTATCTGGTGGAGAGCTTCAGAGGTTTGCTATTGCTGTTGTTGCAATACAAAATGCAGAGATATACATGTTTGATGAGCCTTCGAGTTACCTTGATGTGAAGCAAAGGCTTAAAGCTGCCCAAGTTGTCAGATCCTTGCTTCGACCAAATAG CTATGTCATCGTTGTGGAGCATGATCTTAGTGTGCTTGATTATTTGTCGGATTTCATTTGCTGTTTATATGGGAAGCCTGGTGCATACGGGGTTGTGACCCTACCCTTCTCAGTCAGGGAAggaattaatatatttttggctGGGTTTGTGCCTACAGAAAATCTACGTTTTCGTGACGAGTGTCTTACTTTTAAG GTTGCTGAGACCCCACAAGAGGCTGCTGAGGAAATTGAATCATATGCACGCTACAGATATCCAACCATGACTAAGACTCAGGGTAATTTCAAGCTTAAGGTTGCCGAGGGTGAATTTACTGATTCACAGATTGTTGTGATGCTCGGTGAGAATGGGACTGGGAAGACTACCTTCATTCGCATGCTG GCTGGTCTATTAAAGCCTGATGTGGTGGAAGGATCTGATATTGAGATACCAGAGTTCAATGTTTCATACAAGCCCCAGAAAATTAGTCCAAAATTTCCATCCACTGTGAGGCATTTGCTACATCAAAAAATACGTGATTCTTATACACACCCCCAGTTTTGTTCAGATGTGATGAAGCCTCTCCAAATTGAGCAATTGATGGACCAAGAAGTTGTGAATCTTTCTGGTGGTGAGTTGCAAAGAGTTGCCTTAGCCCTCTGCCTTGGAAAG CCCGCTGATATATATCTGATCGATGAGCCAAGTGCCTATCTTGATTCTGAGCAACGTATTGTAGCTTCTAAAGTCATCAAGAGATTCATTCTTCACGCGAAGAAGACTGCATTTGTTGTAGAGCATGACTTTATAATGGCGACTTACCTGGCAGATAGAGTCATTGTATACGAAGGGACGCCTTCCATAGATTGTGTTGCAAATGCACCTCAGTCACTGTTGACCGGAATGAACTTATTTTTATCA CATCTGAATATTACATTTAGAAGGGACCCAACTAATTTTCGTCCAAGGATCAACAAACTGGAATCAACCAAGGATAGGGAGCAGAAGTCAGCTGGATCCTATTATTATTTGGATGATTAA
- the LOC129891368 gene encoding suppressor protein SRP40 has protein sequence MLETKTRQLQNPSTSSSSSSSTALLLAFKPRQVLLLAQSSKSNLVMAKKEQNQENKSGLHQSILHYLHLNGFSKSLKYFLKETQTEGDSWKSCSLSLEDLYRKYLNNSSDNDTISKGNREAAQCEDGSKGNNISSNDADSQGRVSKKKKKNKSEDSNIDVPDASHPESVDESTKNATTAQEVLADDKADVPLKKQNEKKKKKTEDKLESVDPVDNDNNDLTEETTKKDKKKKSKEKNGANDSKDSKKRKRLASDENANQGVDGVETEESKRRKTEGLEESKALCIDNGIEQNGEVIEANSNGNHQDELNNSAKQKSSKKELNGSVEPKTVNAFQRVKIDQVEFKDDRLKDNSYWAKDGADIGYGAKAQEVLGQVKGRDFRHEKTKKKRGSYRGGIIDLQSHSVKFNYSDEE, from the exons ATGTTAGAGACAAAAACCAGACAGCTGCAAAACCCTAGTACTTCCTCTTCCTCATCATCCTCAACAGCTCTGTTACTAGCCTTCAAACCTAGGCAGGTACTACTTCTAGCACAATCATCAAAATCCAATCTTGTTATGGCTAAGAAGGAgcaaaatcaagaaaacaagtCTGGTTTACACCAATCTATACTTCATTATCTTCACCTCAATGGATTCTCCAAATCCCTCAAATACTTCCTCAAAGAAACTCAAACGGag GGTGACAGTTGGAAGTCTTGCTCCCTTAGTTTGGAGGATTTATACAGAAAGTATCTAAACAACAG TTCTGATAATGATACAATATCAAAGGGCAACAGAGAGGCAG CGCAAtgtgaagatggctcaaagggAAACAACATAAGTAGCAATGATGCTGACTCTCAGGGAAGAGTTagcaagaaaaagaagaaaaataaaagtgaagaCAGTAACATCGATGTTCCAGATGCTTCTCATCCTGAAAGTGTTGATGAATCTACGAAAAATGCTACTACTGCTCAAGAAGTTTTAGCAGATGATAAG GCAGATGTGCCCTTGAAGAAGcagaatgagaagaaaaaaaagaaaactgaAGACAAATTAGAAAGTGTAGACCCTGTAGACAATGATAATAACGATCTTACTGAGGAAACAactaaaaaagataaaaagaagaAGTCCAAGGAAAAGAATGGAGCTAATGATTCTAAGGATTCCAAGAAGAGAAAAAGATTAGCTTCTGATGAAAATGCTAATCAGGGAGTTGATGGGGTTGAAACTGAAGAATCAAAGCGCAGAAAGACTGAAGGCTTGGAAGAATCAAAGGCTCTTTGCATAGACAACGGAATTGAACAAAATGGTGAAGTCATTGAAGCAAACTCTAATGGTAATCATCAGGATGAGTTGAACAATTCTGCTAAGCAGAAATCATCGAAGAAAGAACTTAATGGATCAGTAGAG CCAAAAACTGTAAATGCCTTTCAAAGAGTGAAAATTGATCAGGTGGAGTTTAAAGATGATAGACTTAAAGATAATTCTTATTGGGCAAAG GATGGTGCAGACATTGGCTATGGTGCAAAGGCTCAGGAGGTTTTGGGCCAAGTTAAAGGAAG GGATTTCCGACATGAGAAGACCAAGAAGAAGCGAGGCAGTTACAGAGGAGGGATAATTGACTTGCAATCACACTCCGTCAAGTTCAACTACTCAGATGAGGAGTAA